One window of the Rhodothermales bacterium genome contains the following:
- the guaA gene encoding glutamine-hydrolyzing GMP synthase yields MHETLVILDFGSQYTQLIARRIREAGVYSEILPCTAPVDEVMSRQPRGIILSGGPSSVYDVGAPQLDPAFLGLKRDDGSDMPVLGICYGLQAMAQVSGGAVERATRREFGRAAIRIDQTAGLFEDVPEGSNVWMSHGDHLTRLPEGYTVIAHTSNAPIAAVRSTDLPHYGVQFHPEVVHTEHGRKILDNFAHRICGCTGDWSAASFVEEKIDEIRAEVGDAHVILGLSGGVDSSVAAVLLHKALGDQLTCIFVNNGLLRKGEWEQVQSTFRDNWHIRLTAIDASDLFLDRLEGVVDPELKRKIIGNTFVDVFDNATHAIVEELGERPAFLAQGTLYPDVIESVSFKGPSATIKTHHNVGGLPEKMNLKVLEPFRELFKDEVRAIGRLLDVPSAIIDRHPFPGPGLGIRVIGPVTREDVAILREADAIFIEELHAWNLYGEVWQAFAALLPVQSVGVMGDERTYENVCALRAVTSVDGMTADWAHLPHEFLAHVSNRIVNEIRGINRMVYDISSKPPATIEWE; encoded by the coding sequence ATGCACGAAACGCTTGTCATACTTGATTTCGGATCCCAGTACACGCAACTGATTGCGCGGCGCATCCGTGAGGCCGGAGTTTACTCCGAAATCCTTCCCTGCACGGCCCCGGTCGACGAGGTCATGTCCCGGCAGCCCCGCGGCATCATCCTGTCCGGAGGCCCGTCGTCGGTTTACGACGTCGGTGCACCCCAACTCGATCCTGCGTTCCTCGGACTGAAACGCGACGATGGGTCAGACATGCCTGTGCTGGGCATCTGCTACGGACTGCAGGCCATGGCCCAGGTCAGCGGCGGTGCGGTGGAACGCGCCACGCGACGGGAGTTCGGCCGTGCGGCCATCCGGATTGACCAGACCGCCGGGCTGTTCGAGGACGTGCCCGAGGGATCCAATGTGTGGATGAGTCACGGCGACCACCTGACGCGGCTTCCCGAAGGCTATACCGTCATTGCCCACACGTCGAATGCCCCCATTGCCGCGGTACGGTCCACGGACCTGCCGCACTACGGCGTTCAATTCCATCCCGAAGTGGTCCATACCGAGCACGGCCGCAAGATCCTGGACAACTTTGCCCACCGGATTTGTGGCTGCACGGGAGATTGGTCGGCGGCCTCGTTCGTGGAAGAGAAGATCGATGAAATCCGGGCCGAAGTCGGGGATGCCCACGTCATCCTGGGTCTTTCCGGCGGCGTGGATTCCTCCGTTGCCGCCGTCCTCCTGCACAAGGCGCTGGGCGATCAACTGACCTGCATTTTCGTGAACAATGGACTGCTCCGGAAGGGCGAATGGGAGCAGGTCCAGTCCACCTTCCGCGACAACTGGCATATCCGACTGACCGCCATCGATGCCAGCGACCTGTTCCTGGATCGTCTGGAAGGGGTGGTGGACCCCGAACTGAAGCGCAAGATCATCGGCAACACCTTCGTGGACGTGTTCGACAATGCGACCCACGCCATTGTCGAAGAACTCGGCGAGCGCCCGGCGTTCCTGGCACAGGGTACCCTGTACCCGGATGTCATCGAGAGTGTGTCCTTCAAGGGTCCCTCGGCCACCATCAAGACGCATCACAACGTCGGTGGACTACCGGAAAAAATGAACCTGAAGGTGCTCGAGCCCTTCCGTGAACTGTTCAAGGACGAGGTACGCGCCATCGGACGTCTGCTGGACGTGCCGTCGGCCATCATCGACCGGCACCCGTTTCCCGGTCCGGGTCTTGGCATCCGCGTCATCGGGCCCGTCACGCGCGAGGACGTGGCCATCCTGCGGGAGGCCGATGCCATTTTCATCGAGGAACTCCACGCGTGGAACCTGTACGGTGAGGTCTGGCAGGCCTTTGCCGCCCTCCTGCCGGTCCAGTCGGTCGGGGTCATGGGCGACGAGCGCACGTACGAGAACGTTTGTGCCCTCCGGGCCGTTACGAGTGTGGATGGCATGACGGCGGACTGGGCCCACCTGCCCCACGAATTCCTGGCACATGTGTCCAACCGGATCGTGAACGAAATCCGGGGAATCAACCGGATGGTGTACGACATCAGCTCCAAGCCGCCGGCCACCATCGAGTGGGAATAA
- the gcvH gene encoding glycine cleavage system protein GcvH, which yields MKFPDDLLYTKDHEWIRLDGDTAVVGITDFAQSELGDIVYVEIDSVGDAVDRDDVFGTVEAVKTVSELFMPVDGEVLEVNDALEANPELVNDDPYGDGWLIKIKVSDPSNRDGLLSSADYAAMVG from the coding sequence ATGAAATTTCCTGACGACCTGCTTTATACGAAAGACCACGAGTGGATCCGCTTGGACGGCGATACGGCTGTCGTGGGCATTACCGACTTCGCCCAGTCCGAACTCGGCGACATCGTGTATGTCGAAATCGATTCCGTGGGCGATGCGGTGGATCGGGATGACGTGTTCGGTACGGTAGAAGCCGTCAAGACGGTCTCCGAACTCTTCATGCCCGTAGACGGGGAAGTCCTCGAGGTCAACGATGCGCTCGAAGCCAACCCCGAACTGGTCAACGACGATCCCTACGGCGACGGCTGGTTGATCAAGATCAAGGTATCGGACCCGTCGAACCGCGACGGCCTGCTCTCGTCGGCCGACTACGCCGCCATGGTCGGCTGA
- the accC gene encoding acetyl-CoA carboxylase biotin carboxylase subunit: MQKVLIANRGEIALRIIRTCHEMGLKTVAVYSTADKDSLHVRFANEAVCIGPPPSRDSYLRFDRIIAAAEVTGADAIHPGYGFLAENAEFSAICEDHGIKFIGASPETIRLMGDKSLAKETMVKADVPVVPGSDGEVTDAKHGARVAETIGYPVIVKASAGGGGRGMRMVPSADQFEKLYTMASNEAEAAFGNGGCYVEKFVTSPRHIEIQVLGDGKGNVIHFGERECSIQRRHQKLLEESPSPIVDADLRRRMGEAAVKGAKAVNYEGAGTVEFLVDADRNFYFMEMNTRIQVEHPVTEEVADCDLIEYQIRVAAGESITEREIPLQGHAIECRINAENSYRNFSPSPGLIKTFHPPGGHGVRVDTHVYAGYRIPPNYDSMIAKLIVRARTRPLAIQKMLRALEEFVIEGIDTTIPFHIQLLQNEKFRAGEFDTRFLETFTLEPQPNEIS; the protein is encoded by the coding sequence ATGCAGAAAGTACTGATCGCCAATCGTGGGGAAATCGCCCTCCGGATCATCCGGACCTGCCACGAGATGGGTCTCAAGACCGTGGCGGTCTACTCGACGGCCGACAAGGATTCCCTGCACGTCCGTTTCGCCAATGAGGCCGTCTGCATAGGCCCACCGCCGAGCCGCGATTCCTACCTCCGGTTCGACCGCATCATTGCCGCGGCGGAAGTCACCGGGGCAGACGCCATCCACCCGGGCTACGGATTCCTGGCCGAGAACGCCGAGTTCAGCGCCATCTGTGAAGACCACGGCATCAAGTTCATTGGTGCTTCCCCGGAGACCATCCGGCTCATGGGCGACAAGAGCCTGGCCAAGGAAACCATGGTCAAGGCCGACGTACCGGTCGTTCCCGGTTCCGACGGAGAGGTCACCGATGCCAAACATGGTGCGCGTGTGGCCGAAACCATCGGCTACCCCGTGATTGTGAAGGCCAGTGCCGGTGGCGGAGGCCGCGGCATGCGCATGGTTCCGTCCGCCGATCAGTTCGAGAAGCTGTACACCATGGCCAGCAACGAGGCCGAGGCCGCCTTCGGCAACGGCGGCTGTTACGTGGAGAAGTTCGTCACCTCGCCCCGGCACATTGAAATCCAGGTCCTCGGCGACGGCAAGGGCAACGTCATCCATTTCGGTGAACGGGAATGCTCCATCCAGCGCCGACACCAGAAGCTGCTCGAGGAATCTCCGTCCCCGATTGTCGATGCCGACCTGCGGCGCAGGATGGGCGAAGCCGCCGTGAAAGGGGCCAAAGCCGTGAATTACGAGGGCGCCGGGACGGTCGAGTTCCTGGTGGATGCCGACCGGAATTTCTACTTCATGGAAATGAATACGCGGATCCAGGTGGAACACCCGGTCACCGAGGAAGTGGCCGATTGCGACCTGATTGAATACCAGATCCGCGTGGCCGCCGGCGAAAGCATTACCGAGCGCGAAATCCCGCTCCAGGGCCACGCCATCGAATGCCGGATAAACGCCGAGAACTCGTACCGGAATTTCTCGCCCTCCCCCGGGCTCATCAAGACCTTCCACCCGCCGGGAGGGCACGGGGTCCGCGTGGACACGCATGTCTACGCCGGGTACCGGATTCCCCCGAACTACGACTCGATGATCGCCAAGCTCATCGTGCGCGCGCGCACGCGTCCGCTGGCCATCCAGAAAATGCTCCGTGCCCTCGAGGAGTTCGTCATTGAGGGCATAGACACGACCATTCCGTTCCACATCCAGTTGCTCCAGAACGAGAAGTTCCGTGCCGGCGAGTTCGACACGCGGTTCCTGGAGACGTTCACGCTCGAACCCCAACCCAATGAAATTTCCTGA
- the accB gene encoding acetyl-CoA carboxylase biotin carboxyl carrier protein, with product MDLERLRDILKLVSESDVSEVEIEEEDLRIFVRKAAPAPAPAPMVQSWEIPAAQPAPQPAPQPAAAPQAPAAAPAEPAGTEVRAPIVGTFYEAASPDSKPYVQVGDSVKAGDVLCIIEAMKLMNEIESEVSGTVRKILVKNATPVEYDQPLFIIEPA from the coding sequence ATGGATCTGGAACGCCTGAGAGACATCCTGAAACTGGTCTCGGAAAGTGATGTATCCGAGGTCGAAATCGAGGAAGAAGATCTCCGGATCTTTGTCCGGAAAGCCGCACCCGCACCTGCACCGGCACCCATGGTTCAGTCCTGGGAGATCCCGGCGGCCCAGCCCGCACCACAGCCCGCGCCGCAACCCGCTGCCGCTCCCCAGGCACCCGCTGCAGCTCCGGCCGAGCCGGCCGGCACCGAAGTACGCGCACCCATCGTCGGGACCTTCTATGAGGCCGCATCGCCCGATTCGAAACCGTATGTCCAGGTCGGCGACTCGGTCAAGGCCGGGGATGTCCTCTGCATCATCGAGGCCATGAAGCTGATGAACGAAATCGAGTCCGAGGTTTCAGGTACGGTCCGCAAGATCCTGGTCAAGAACGCCACCCCTGTCGAGTACGACCAACCCCTGTTCATCATCGAGCCGGCGTAA
- the efp gene encoding elongation factor P — protein MADTSDFRNGFTMEWNGDIWSIIEFQHVKPGKGGAFVRTKLRNVRTGRVLDNTFRAGERVDQVRVERRKYQFLYEDDLGLHFMNTDTYEQINLPVDAVAGRQYVKEGATIDILMHAETEQPLTTEIPGSVDLKVVETEPGLKGDTATGATKPAKVESGATVYVPLFVNEGDVIRVNTERGDYVTRVNTA, from the coding sequence ATGGCAGATACCAGTGATTTCAGAAACGGCTTTACCATGGAATGGAATGGCGACATCTGGTCCATCATCGAATTCCAACACGTAAAGCCCGGAAAAGGCGGAGCCTTCGTCCGAACGAAGTTGCGCAACGTCCGCACCGGCCGTGTGCTTGACAACACCTTCCGCGCGGGAGAACGCGTGGACCAGGTCCGGGTCGAACGCCGCAAGTACCAGTTCCTTTACGAGGATGACCTGGGACTGCATTTCATGAATACGGATACCTACGAGCAGATCAACCTGCCCGTCGATGCCGTGGCTGGACGCCAATACGTGAAGGAAGGTGCCACCATCGACATCCTCATGCACGCTGAGACGGAACAGCCCTTGACCACGGAAATCCCCGGGTCGGTGGACCTGAAGGTCGTGGAGACCGAACCCGGCCTCAAGGGCGATACGGCCACCGGTGCCACCAAACCGGCGAAAGTCGAATCGGGTGCTACCGTGTATGTGCCCCTGTTCGTCAACGAAGGTGACGTTATCCGCGTCAACACCGAACGCGGCGATTATGTGACGCGTGTCAATACGGCTTGA